One genomic window of Candidatus Pseudobacter hemicellulosilyticus includes the following:
- a CDS encoding tryptophan-rich sensory protein gives MKAMTIAKFIIAIGLPLLVGYTSSFFTMPAVEGWYTTIKKPSWNPPDAVFGPVWTLLYIMMGVALFLVWLRPATLQRTIASIWFAVQLVLNFFWSFIFFDQHQIGWALVEIVLLWLAILCTIFAFARVSKPAAWLLVPYISWVSFATILNYSIFKLNS, from the coding sequence ATGAAAGCCATGACCATTGCCAAATTCATCATTGCCATCGGCCTGCCCTTACTGGTAGGGTATACTTCCAGTTTCTTTACCATGCCGGCTGTTGAAGGCTGGTATACTACTATCAAGAAACCTTCCTGGAATCCGCCTGACGCCGTCTTTGGACCCGTGTGGACCCTCCTGTATATCATGATGGGTGTGGCGCTGTTCCTGGTCTGGCTGCGCCCCGCCACGCTGCAGCGCACCATTGCCAGCATATGGTTTGCCGTACAGCTGGTGCTGAACTTTTTCTGGTCCTTTATCTTTTTTGATCAGCACCAGATCGGCTGGGCGCTGGTAGAGATCGTCCTGCTCTGGCTGGCTATCCTGTGTACCATCTTTGCTTTTGCGCGGGTGAGCAAACCCGCGGCCTGGCTGCTGGTACCGTATATCAGTTGGGTAAGTTTTGCAACAATCCTCAACTATAGCATTTTTAAGCTGAACAGCTGA
- a CDS encoding ABC transporter ATP-binding protein: MNTSIVRIEKLWHRYSRAWAIRDINLEIRSKGVTGLLGSNGAGKSTTMNILCGVLKQTKGTVEINGINLRDNPLEAKKQIGFLPQNAPLYLDLTVDEYLRHCAYMRLIPKDKIEKAMTEAKQRCGVAHFSNRLLKNLSGGYKQRVGIAQAIIHQPKLVVLDEPTNGLDPNQIAEVRNLIKEIGEDRSVIFSSHILSEVQATCDTIRMIEAGDVVFSGSVDDFNNYIAPSSMILFLENAPSPAELQAIPGITKVELLARNKVRLHFDGPPAIAEAVIARGVEQGWRMQELHLERSSLEEIFARLSNKTK, translated from the coding sequence ATGAATACAAGTATTGTCAGGATCGAGAAACTATGGCACCGCTATAGCCGGGCCTGGGCTATCCGGGATATCAACCTGGAGATCCGGAGTAAGGGTGTCACCGGCCTGCTGGGCTCCAACGGGGCCGGCAAGTCCACCACCATGAATATCCTTTGCGGGGTGCTGAAGCAAACCAAGGGCACCGTGGAGATCAACGGGATCAATCTGCGCGACAACCCCCTGGAAGCCAAAAAACAGATCGGCTTCCTGCCGCAGAACGCGCCCTTGTACCTGGACCTTACGGTGGATGAGTACCTGCGTCATTGTGCGTACATGCGGCTGATCCCAAAGGATAAGATTGAAAAGGCCATGACCGAAGCCAAGCAAAGATGCGGCGTAGCGCATTTCAGCAACCGCCTGCTCAAGAACCTCTCGGGCGGTTATAAGCAGCGCGTAGGCATTGCCCAGGCTATCATCCACCAGCCAAAGCTGGTGGTGCTGGATGAGCCCACCAATGGACTGGACCCCAACCAGATTGCCGAAGTGCGCAACCTGATAAAGGAGATAGGAGAGGATAGGTCCGTGATCTTTTCTTCCCATATCCTTTCTGAAGTGCAGGCCACCTGCGATACCATCCGGATGATTGAAGCCGGTGACGTGGTGTTCAGCGGATCGGTGGATGATTTCAATAACTATATCGCGCCTTCTTCCATGATCCTTTTCCTGGAAAATGCGCCTTCACCGGCGGAATTGCAGGCCATCCCCGGCATCACCAAAGTAGAGCTGCTGGCCCGCAACAAGGTCCGCCTGCATTTTGACGGACCGCCTGCTATTGCCGAAGCGGTCATTGCCCGCGGCGTGGAGCAGGGATGGCGGATGCAGGAGCTGCACCTGGAGCGCAGCTCGCTGGAGGAAATTTTTGCCCGATTATCGAACAAGACCAAATAA
- a CDS encoding RagB/SusD family nutrient uptake outer membrane protein, producing the protein MHSIMNNYKIKLLAGVLVLGLTGCEKLIDIPAPVTEVSSSLVYATEKTAIAAGSGAASSTFNSLAFAINLSAIGAMAADELDFLANVNYQEIMDNTYMPLSSTSAVSNINSLWSDIYAGIYRFNSVIEGVTASPALSDSLKTQLNANARFMRALCYYYLVNLFGEVPLVLETDVTKTALLPKSSVSSVNTQIVADLVAARDVLPATYAAQPTLRTVVTKWAASALLARVYLGSQQWDLAEREASKVIDESGSLYVLTPTTSIRDVFISGGKEAILQFGPYLSATSGYTYMGMTFGAGTTQYSLRETFLATFEGNDLRRSQWIRDTVYNAVTNHQPFKYRAGNATTATSRPEAPTVLRLAEQYLIRAEARLNLSRADEALDDMNAVRTRAGLDASTEADPAQLALAIEAENSHEFFSEYAMRFFNLRRTNRSDAVLGALKSTWTPKAKYFPLPQVAINANPNLLQNPDYE; encoded by the coding sequence ATGCATTCTATCATGAACAACTATAAAATAAAATTACTGGCCGGCGTCCTGGTCCTGGGACTGACGGGTTGTGAAAAGCTGATCGATATTCCGGCGCCGGTAACGGAGGTATCTTCCTCCCTGGTCTATGCTACGGAGAAAACGGCTATCGCTGCCGGTTCCGGTGCAGCCAGCAGCACCTTCAATTCCCTGGCCTTCGCCATCAACCTGAGCGCTATTGGCGCTATGGCGGCGGATGAGCTGGATTTCCTGGCCAACGTGAACTACCAGGAGATCATGGACAATACCTATATGCCGCTGTCCAGCACTTCGGCCGTGAGCAATATCAATAGCCTCTGGTCCGATATCTATGCCGGTATTTACCGTTTCAACAGCGTGATTGAAGGCGTCACTGCTTCCCCGGCCCTGTCGGATTCCCTGAAGACACAGCTCAACGCCAACGCCCGCTTCATGCGCGCACTCTGTTATTACTACCTGGTGAATCTCTTTGGTGAAGTGCCGCTGGTGCTGGAAACAGATGTTACCAAAACAGCGCTGCTGCCCAAGAGTTCCGTCAGCAGCGTCAACACACAGATTGTGGCCGACCTGGTAGCTGCCCGTGATGTGCTGCCCGCTACCTATGCGGCACAGCCCACCCTGCGGACCGTGGTCACCAAATGGGCCGCCAGTGCGCTGCTGGCCAGGGTATACCTCGGCAGCCAGCAATGGGACCTGGCGGAAAGAGAGGCCAGCAAAGTGATTGATGAAAGCGGTTCCCTGTATGTGCTGACACCCACCACCTCCATCCGCGATGTATTTATCAGTGGCGGCAAAGAGGCCATTCTCCAGTTTGGTCCTTACCTGAGCGCTACTTCCGGTTATACCTATATGGGTATGACCTTTGGCGCTGGCACCACCCAGTATTCCCTGCGGGAAACTTTCCTGGCAACTTTTGAGGGCAACGACCTGCGCCGCAGCCAATGGATCAGGGATACGGTGTACAATGCCGTGACTAACCACCAGCCTTTCAAATACCGGGCAGGCAATGCTACTACCGCCACCAGCCGGCCTGAAGCGCCTACCGTGCTGCGGCTGGCGGAGCAATACCTGATCCGTGCCGAAGCCCGGCTGAACCTCAGCAGGGCCGATGAAGCGCTGGATGATATGAATGCCGTAAGGACAAGGGCCGGCCTGGATGCCAGCACCGAAGCGGATCCTGCACAGCTGGCGCTGGCTATTGAAGCAGAGAATTCGCATGAGTTCTTCAGTGAATATGCCATGCGCTTTTTCAACCTGCGCCGGACCAACCGCAGTGATGCGGTGCTGGGTGCATTGAAAAGTACCTGGACCCCCAAGGCTAAATATTTCCCGCTGCCCCAGGTAGCTATCAATGCCAATCCCAACCTGTTGCAGAATCCCGATTACGAATAA
- a CDS encoding LacI family DNA-binding transcriptional regulator — MKFEVVTIKDIAQALGISTSTVSRALRDSYEISPETKQLVLECAERLNYRPNPIALSLKERRSRSIGIVVCEIANNFFSQVINGIESIAYDRGYNVIISQSRESYDREFIDLQYLASRSVDGLLISLSTETKDISHLKALSAKGLPIVFFDRISDEIDTHKVVVDNFKGSYAATEHLIQNGHHRIAVLTNSPYLSITSGRLSGYKEALAANNLPFDEQLVQHCDYGGMVFEEVEAGMNTLLNLPDPPEAIFASSDKLTTGCLKVLKAKGIRIPEEISVVGFSNTDIADLIGPPLTVVRQPAFEMGQISTELLLQLIESKRPVTEFQTKVLEPELFIRQSVAHKK, encoded by the coding sequence ATGAAATTTGAAGTTGTCACCATCAAGGATATAGCCCAGGCCCTGGGTATCTCTACCTCCACAGTGTCCCGTGCCCTGCGCGACAGCTATGAGATCAGCCCCGAAACCAAGCAGCTGGTGCTGGAATGCGCCGAAAGGCTCAATTACCGGCCCAATCCCATCGCCCTCAGTCTCAAAGAAAGGCGTAGCCGCAGTATCGGCATCGTGGTCTGCGAAATAGCCAATAATTTTTTCTCACAGGTCATTAACGGTATTGAATCCATTGCCTACGACCGCGGCTATAATGTGATCATTTCCCAGAGCCGGGAATCCTACGACCGTGAGTTCATAGACCTCCAGTACCTGGCCTCCCGCTCGGTAGACGGCCTGCTGATCTCCCTGTCCACAGAGACCAAGGATATCAGTCACCTCAAGGCCCTCAGCGCCAAAGGACTGCCCATCGTTTTCTTTGACCGCATCTCCGACGAAATTGACACCCATAAGGTAGTAGTGGATAATTTCAAAGGCTCCTATGCCGCCACCGAACACCTGATCCAAAATGGGCACCACAGGATAGCCGTACTCACCAATTCACCCTATCTCTCTATTACCAGCGGCCGGCTCTCGGGTTATAAGGAAGCCCTGGCGGCCAACAACCTGCCCTTTGATGAACAGCTGGTGCAGCACTGTGATTATGGCGGGATGGTCTTTGAAGAAGTGGAGGCCGGCATGAATACCCTGCTCAACCTGCCAGATCCACCCGAAGCTATTTTTGCCAGCAGCGATAAGCTCACCACCGGCTGCCTGAAAGTACTCAAGGCCAAAGGCATCCGCATCCCTGAAGAGATCTCCGTAGTAGGTTTTTCCAATACCGATATCGCTGACCTGATAGGTCCACCGCTCACCGTGGTGCGGCAACCCGCTTTTGAAATGGGCCAGATCTCCACGGAATTGCTGCTGCAGCTCATTGAAAGCAAACGGCCCGTCACCGAATTCCAGACCAAAGTCCTGGAACCCGAACTCTTTATCCGGCAATCAGTAGCCCATAAAAAATAA
- a CDS encoding Gldg family protein has product MKIAFRIARLELSNLFYSPVAWVVLVIFMIQSGFEYSTMLERFERAQQLGMGREGLTNTIFAGFMGVFVKMKQNLYLYIPLLTMGLISRETGSGSIKLVFSSPVRISAVVWGKYLAMVVYCLLLMGCLVVLGITSGLLIKDADLPFITSGILGLFLQICAYSAIGLFMSALTTYQVVAAISTLALLAGLNYVGGLWQDMDFVRDLTYFLSISGRVDQFIEGLISTKDIAYFLIIVGLFVGLTILKLKGSQESRSKALNATLYTCLVAGALLLGYISSRPVLVGYKDMTANKSRTLTENSQAILKQLKKPLKVTTYVNLLDVNYYSGLPASRNNDLARYDRYFRFKNDISVDYVYYYDTANNPDLYQRNKGLGTAALAKKMASTMKLDINMFLTPAQIRERINLEPEQNRLVRVLEHDGKTSMLRMYDDLMRQPNEKEFAAALKRLAAPSPKIVFTKGHNERSIRRMGDQDYKLATSEITFRYSLVNQGFDVAEVSLEQEAIPADAAVLVVADPAAAFSAAELEKLQQFIGAGGNLFILGEPKKQSLLNPLLAELGVQLDPGVVLQQSADFAPALFQTLPAKTGIALIGGKSLARLRNKVIFPSATTISWSAGSPFTITPLISMDSASLVRTAPVEDSLRSVNFTAALQDKQGAFPVVVALTRTLNNKEQRIVVAGDADFMSNTELLRSNPQSGNFLFTTELFRWFSYDAFPIEIYRNPMTDDAILTNDAGVNRVKWLLVGVLPAILVAGVALMLLRRKRR; this is encoded by the coding sequence ATGAAAATCGCTTTCCGGATAGCCAGGCTGGAGCTGAGCAACTTATTTTATTCGCCCGTAGCCTGGGTAGTGCTGGTCATCTTTATGATCCAGAGTGGTTTTGAATACAGTACTATGCTGGAGCGCTTTGAACGCGCACAGCAGCTGGGTATGGGCCGCGAGGGGCTGACCAATACCATCTTTGCGGGTTTTATGGGTGTGTTTGTGAAAATGAAACAGAACCTGTACCTCTATATTCCCCTGCTTACCATGGGACTGATCAGCCGGGAAACCGGCAGCGGTTCCATCAAGCTGGTCTTCTCCTCACCGGTACGCATCAGCGCCGTGGTATGGGGTAAATACCTGGCCATGGTAGTGTACTGCCTGTTGCTGATGGGCTGCCTGGTAGTGCTGGGTATTACCAGCGGCCTGCTCATCAAAGATGCGGACCTGCCCTTTATAACCTCCGGTATACTGGGGCTCTTCCTGCAGATCTGCGCCTATTCAGCTATCGGCCTGTTCATGTCGGCGCTCACTACCTACCAGGTGGTGGCCGCTATCAGCACGCTGGCCCTGCTGGCCGGTCTGAACTATGTGGGCGGTCTCTGGCAGGATATGGACTTTGTGCGCGACCTCACCTATTTCCTGTCCATCTCGGGCCGGGTGGACCAGTTCATTGAAGGATTGATCTCTACCAAGGATATTGCTTACTTCCTCATCATTGTAGGCCTCTTTGTGGGCCTCACTATCCTGAAGCTGAAAGGCTCACAGGAATCCAGGTCCAAAGCCCTCAACGCTACCCTGTACACCTGCCTGGTGGCCGGCGCCCTGCTCCTGGGTTATATCAGCTCAAGGCCTGTACTGGTGGGCTATAAGGATATGACGGCCAACAAAAGCAGGACCCTGACAGAGAACAGCCAGGCTATCCTGAAACAATTGAAAAAGCCGCTGAAGGTGACTACCTATGTCAACCTGCTGGATGTGAATTATTATTCCGGCCTGCCTGCTTCGCGTAATAACGACCTGGCCCGGTACGACCGCTACTTTCGTTTCAAGAACGATATCAGCGTGGATTATGTATACTACTATGATACGGCCAATAACCCGGACCTGTACCAGCGCAACAAAGGACTGGGCACGGCGGCCCTGGCCAAAAAAATGGCCAGCACCATGAAGCTGGACATCAATATGTTCCTGACCCCTGCGCAGATCAGAGAGCGGATCAACCTGGAACCGGAACAGAACCGGCTGGTCAGGGTGCTGGAGCATGATGGGAAGACCAGCATGCTGCGCATGTATGACGATCTCATGCGGCAGCCCAATGAAAAAGAGTTTGCAGCCGCTCTCAAAAGACTGGCGGCCCCTTCGCCCAAAATTGTCTTTACCAAAGGGCATAATGAAAGGAGTATCCGCCGTATGGGCGACCAGGACTATAAACTGGCCACTTCCGAGATCACGTTCCGGTATTCACTGGTGAACCAGGGTTTTGACGTGGCAGAGGTATCGCTGGAGCAGGAAGCCATACCTGCGGATGCAGCGGTGCTGGTAGTTGCCGATCCGGCTGCGGCCTTCAGTGCAGCGGAGCTGGAAAAGCTACAGCAGTTCATAGGGGCTGGTGGGAATCTTTTTATTTTGGGCGAACCAAAAAAACAATCGCTCCTGAATCCCCTGCTGGCGGAACTGGGCGTGCAGCTGGATCCCGGCGTGGTATTGCAGCAGAGCGCAGATTTTGCGCCCGCTCTTTTCCAGACCCTGCCTGCTAAAACAGGTATAGCACTGATAGGGGGCAAGTCGCTGGCGCGCCTGCGGAATAAAGTGATCTTTCCTTCGGCCACCACTATCAGCTGGTCCGCGGGTAGTCCCTTTACTATTACGCCGCTGATCAGTATGGATAGCGCCAGCCTGGTGCGGACCGCGCCGGTGGAGGATAGCCTGCGATCAGTAAATTTCACAGCAGCTTTACAGGATAAACAAGGGGCCTTCCCGGTGGTAGTGGCCCTGACGCGTACACTGAATAATAAGGAGCAGCGTATTGTGGTAGCTGGTGATGCGGATTTTATGAGCAATACGGAACTGCTGCGCAGCAATCCGCAGTCCGGGAATTTCCTGTTCACCACAGAGCTGTTCCGGTGGTTCTCTTATGATGCGTTTCCGATTGAGATCTATCGTAATCCTATGACGGATGATGCCATTCTTACCAATGACGCCGGTGTGAACCGGGTGAAATGGTTACTGGTGGGTGTGCTGCCGGCTATCCTGGTAGCGGGTGTAGCACTGATGCTGTTGAGGCGGAAGCGCAGATAA
- a CDS encoding SusC/RagA family TonB-linked outer membrane protein codes for MKLTIVLLTTALLQVQAAGLAQSVTLSGNNISLQEVFTAVKQQTGYVVFGKKELFREARAVSVSVVKMPLTDLLDLVMKDQPLNYTIDARTIILSRKMPEPIMAGKTTDFLRLFADIPVRGRILDENGDPVMATILIKGTTRGTTSNEQGYFSLENVPENAVLIISATSIVLQEVKVNGRVNHTITASLRIVEEKAVVVNKGYYSESQRLSTGSVTRVDSRTIEKQPVTNVLQALQGRMTGLSLVQANGFPGSSFNVQVRGVNSLLNNSQPFYIVDGVPFLSDAINAQTGTAIYGANGLTSPLNSISPSDIESIEVLKDGDATAIYGSRGANGVILITTKKGRAGKTRLDMNISTGMSHVAKLLPTLKTAEFLELRKLGFKNAGQTATVSNAPDLLSWDPNAYTDYQELLIGNTANATDASIALSGGDSRTNFLVSGSYHHETTVYKLDKSYRRGSVNISVNHRSLDQKFNIALTAMYSADNNRLAVEDLTSRAYQIAPNFPLYNADGSLYWNSLVQNPLAIMMRTNRNKTSNLNSSLNLRYRPIAGLELKALVGFGRSDMDQLQLTPLATQDPSLSYSTSRANFAYNYNNNYIIEPQASYTTDLGPGKLSALVGGSWQYRMARQPYFTTASDFTSDAFMENIGSAQTVSTRSSSTDYKFASVFGRLNYVYKDRYVLNGVFRRDGSSRFGPNKRFGNFGSLGAAWIFSDESFFAPLTAWFSSGKLRGSYGITGSDNIGNYGYLDSYGSTSYSFNGSSGLVPSRIANGDYQWEQTEKLEAALELGFLKDRIKVSGSYYRNRTDNQLISYTISSQAGFSSYQANLPARVQNSGWEFTLNSTNISSRNFTWTSYFNVSANRNKLESFPDIEKSSYYTRFIVGLPISGAWVYKYSGYDETTGLPTVEDLDKNGTISSGLYEIGRGDRYYYGPNFPKFFGGLGNTFTYKNISLDFLFQFVKQNGSHIMTANTYAPGYIYNLSEDALEKYLSDGPADQRHVRSNYNVAIGNYYGSDAARVDASFIRLKNVAISYELLPGTARKLKMSAVRVFLQGQNLFTITSYDGYDPESQGLGLPPLRTVSAGLKLSF; via the coding sequence CTCACCGACCTGCTGGACCTGGTCATGAAAGACCAGCCCCTCAATTATACCATTGACGCCCGCACTATCATCCTTTCCCGTAAAATGCCCGAGCCCATTATGGCCGGTAAGACAACTGACTTCCTTCGCCTCTTTGCGGATATTCCCGTCCGTGGCCGGATCCTGGATGAAAATGGCGATCCGGTAATGGCCACTATCCTGATCAAGGGCACCACACGTGGTACTACCAGTAATGAACAGGGGTATTTCTCCCTGGAAAATGTACCGGAGAACGCCGTCCTGATCATCAGCGCTACCAGCATTGTACTGCAGGAAGTGAAAGTGAATGGCCGCGTGAACCACACTATCACCGCCAGTCTCCGCATTGTGGAAGAAAAAGCGGTGGTGGTGAACAAAGGCTATTATTCTGAGTCGCAGCGGCTGTCTACCGGCAGCGTTACCCGCGTGGATTCCCGCACCATTGAGAAGCAGCCTGTCACCAACGTGCTGCAGGCGTTGCAGGGCCGGATGACCGGTCTCTCCCTGGTACAGGCCAATGGTTTTCCCGGCTCCTCTTTCAATGTACAGGTACGGGGTGTCAATTCGCTCCTGAACAATTCACAGCCTTTTTATATTGTGGATGGCGTGCCCTTCCTGTCGGATGCCATCAACGCCCAGACCGGCACCGCTATCTATGGCGCCAACGGCCTCACCAGTCCGCTGAATAGTATCAGTCCTTCTGATATAGAAAGTATCGAAGTGCTGAAAGACGGGGATGCCACTGCCATCTATGGCTCCCGTGGCGCCAATGGCGTGATCCTGATCACTACCAAGAAGGGTCGGGCCGGTAAGACCAGGCTGGATATGAATATCTCTACAGGGATGTCCCATGTGGCCAAACTGCTGCCTACCCTTAAAACAGCAGAGTTCCTGGAACTGCGCAAGCTGGGCTTCAAGAACGCCGGTCAGACGGCTACCGTCAGCAATGCGCCTGACCTGCTCAGCTGGGATCCCAATGCGTATACCGATTACCAGGAATTGCTGATCGGCAATACGGCCAATGCCACTGATGCCAGCATTGCCCTTTCCGGTGGGGATTCCCGCACCAATTTCCTGGTAAGCGGCAGTTATCACCATGAGACCACGGTATACAAGCTGGATAAATCCTATCGCCGCGGATCGGTGAATATCAGCGTTAACCACCGCAGCCTGGACCAGAAATTCAATATAGCCCTTACGGCTATGTACAGCGCCGATAATAACCGGCTGGCGGTGGAAGACCTGACATCCAGGGCCTACCAGATAGCCCCCAATTTCCCGCTGTACAATGCGGATGGCAGCCTGTACTGGAATTCGCTGGTGCAGAACCCGCTGGCTATCATGATGCGCACCAACCGCAACAAGACCTCCAACCTCAACAGCAGCCTCAACCTCCGTTACCGTCCTATTGCCGGGCTGGAGCTGAAAGCGCTGGTGGGTTTTGGCAGATCTGATATGGACCAGCTGCAGCTGACGCCGCTGGCCACTCAGGACCCTTCGCTTTCCTACAGCACTTCCCGTGCAAATTTTGCCTATAACTATAACAACAACTATATCATTGAGCCCCAGGCCAGCTATACCACCGATCTGGGCCCGGGTAAGCTCTCCGCCCTGGTAGGCGGCTCCTGGCAGTACCGCATGGCGCGCCAGCCTTATTTCACTACGGCCAGCGATTTCACCTCGGACGCCTTCATGGAGAATATCGGTTCTGCACAGACCGTAAGCACCCGCTCCAGCTCTACCGATTATAAATTCGCTTCCGTATTCGGCCGGCTTAACTATGTATACAAAGACCGGTATGTACTGAACGGCGTATTCCGGAGGGATGGCTCTTCCCGTTTCGGCCCCAATAAACGCTTTGGTAATTTCGGGTCTCTGGGCGCTGCCTGGATCTTCTCTGACGAATCTTTCTTTGCACCGCTTACCGCCTGGTTCAGCAGTGGTAAACTGCGTGGCAGCTATGGTATCACCGGCAGTGATAATATCGGCAACTATGGCTACCTGGATTCCTATGGTTCTACTTCCTATTCCTTTAATGGCAGCTCGGGCCTGGTGCCTTCCCGTATTGCCAACGGCGATTACCAGTGGGAGCAGACCGAGAAGCTGGAAGCAGCCCTGGAACTGGGTTTCCTGAAGGACAGGATCAAAGTGTCCGGATCTTATTACCGGAACCGGACCGATAACCAGCTCATCAGCTATACCATCAGCTCGCAGGCCGGCTTCAGCAGCTACCAGGCCAACCTGCCGGCCCGGGTGCAGAATTCAGGCTGGGAGTTCACCCTGAACAGCACCAATATCAGCAGCAGGAATTTTACCTGGACCTCCTACTTTAATGTCTCCGCCAACAGGAACAAACTGGAATCTTTCCCGGATATTGAAAAGAGCTCCTATTATACCCGCTTCATTGTTGGCCTGCCCATCAGCGGCGCCTGGGTATATAAATACAGTGGGTACGATGAAACCACCGGTCTGCCTACCGTGGAGGACCTGGACAAGAACGGTACTATCTCCAGCGGTCTGTATGAAATTGGCCGGGGCGACCGCTACTACTACGGTCCTAATTTTCCCAAATTCTTTGGTGGCCTCGGCAATACGTTCACGTATAAGAATATCTCACTGGATTTCCTGTTCCAGTTTGTAAAACAGAACGGATCACATATCATGACGGCCAATACCTATGCACCGGGCTATATCTATAACCTGTCGGAAGATGCTCTGGAAAAATACCTCTCCGATGGGCCGGCCGATCAGCGGCATGTGCGGTCCAATTACAATGTGGCCATCGGGAACTATTATGGTTCCGATGCCGCCCGTGTGGATGCATCCTTTATCCGTCTCAAGAATGTGGCTATCTCCTATGAGCTGCTGCCCGGCACAGCCCGTAAGCTGAAGATGAGTGCTGTTCGGGTGTTCCTGCAAGGGCAGAACCTCTTCACCATTACTTCTTATGACGGCTACGATCCCGAATCACAGGGACTGGGACTGCCTCCGCTCCGGACTGTATCAGCTGGTTTAAAACTTTCATTCTAA